In a single window of the Antedon mediterranea chromosome 1, ecAntMedi1.1, whole genome shotgun sequence genome:
- the LOC140051732 gene encoding protein tweety homolog 1-A-like isoform X2 — MWQLVSYSWRSNYTVYWLTEWYHSWPHIKYQSFETVDDSFQPDQEEYRQALLFLASIPLAWLILTILVIFVYCCYGFFRRRRSRSPTRPSRTKSAAKTWGLAIAALLSLSFIIVGFYGNEETSTGVNRLTNAAKDVDVTINEVSTQVNKIIATYKNDISTNIDNLNQIFMNEQDRQKRDELLALTENLNRYTYSTADNVSRISTDADSVKLNLTSKADDLEKYEYFRWLGTIVLLSLEIIVCLIALCAVGKGSRCLLVFVSVTCFFFIILIWCRMGIEIFITVGASDFCVDPNTYVLSYTDGNAGVDQDVVLYYLTCYPNSQNPYGTSLRDAQQAETLAEATLEKIENLAGPQSDAVEILNKLDKTFQSTSLQLQNLVASVNCNTLKTDYVIGLYSMCYDTITGISFMMIGSILSGIFFTVLISSCTLPIIAKRKADYEVDREDPFLPPDNPSATLERFSRRNDPSRSPQRQSGLGSPTIPDYNRDPSFAASSVAYNQDYRYEDDPLIRRHGHDSPPPSILVTVVLCTLLKHFQQTDNHGSKSEDCKSHLFFRLVGII, encoded by the exons ATGTGGCAACTTGTAAGCTATTCTTGGCGGAGTAATTACACGGTATACTGGCTGACAGAATGGTACCATTCCTGGCCGCATATCAAATACCAGTCGTTTGAGACCGTGGACGACTCGTTCCAGCCTGACCAGGAGGAGTATCGTCAG GCACTGTTATTTCTGGCAAGCATTCCGTTGGCATGGTTGATATTAACCATCTTAGTCATCTTTGTATACTGTTGCTATGGATTTTTCCGTAGGAGGCGATCAAGAAGCCCAACGCGCCCGTCCAGGACTAAATCAGCAGCCAAAACATGGGGCTTGGCAATTGCTGCATTGCTTTCTTT GAGTTTTATAATTGTTGGTTTCTATGGAAATGAGGAAACTTCCACAGGTGTTAATCGACTAACGAATGCCGCAAAAGACGTGGATGTAACGATCAATGAAGTATCTACACag GTGAACAAGATAATAGCAACATACAAAAATGACATTTCAACGAACATTGACAATTTAAATCAAATCTTCATGAATGAACAAGACAGACAGAAACGTGATGAATTACTTGCACTGACGGAGAACCTGAATCgctatacatacagtacagccGACAATGTTTCACGAATAAGTACTGATGCTGATAGCGTTAAGTTGAACTTGACCTCAAAAGCAGATGACCTCgagaaatatgaatattttag GTGGCTTGGGACCATTGTGTTACTCAGCCTGGAgatcattgtttgtttgatagCTCTGTGTGCTGTTGGAAAGGGTTCAAGATGTCTACTTGTTTT CGTTTCtgttacttgttttttttttataatattgatCTGGTGCAGAATGGGGATAGAGATCTTCATTACCGTG GGTGCTAGTGATTTCTGTGTTGATCCAAATACTTATGTTTTGTCATATACTGACGGTAATGCTGGAGTAGACCAAG aTGTTGTTTTATACTATTTGACTTGCTATCCTAACTCTCAAAATCCATATGGAACA TCACTGAGAGATGCACAGCAAGCAGAGACTTTAGCGGAGGCAACATTGGAGAAGATTGAAAACCTAGCTGGCCCTCAATCAGATGCAGTG gaaaTTCTGAATAAACTCGACAAAACATTCCAGTCAACAAGTTTGCAGCTTCAAAACCTGGTTGCTAGCGTCAACTGCAACACATTAAAGACAGACTATGTGATTGGTCTGTACTCTATGTGCTATGATACAAT CACTGGTATCAGTTTCATGATGATAGGCTCAATCTTATCTGGTATCTTCTTCACAGTTCTCATTTCCTCCTGTACTTTGCCAATTATTGCAAAAAG GAAAGCTGATTATGAAGTAGATAGAGAGGATCCATTCCTGCCACCAGATAATCCAAGTGCCACGCTTGAACGATTTAGTCGTCGCAATGACCCTTCTAGGTCACCACAGCGTCAATCAGGTCTAGGGTCACCGACTATACCAGATTATAACAG AGATCCTAGCTTTGCAGCAAGCAGTGTAGCATACAATCAAGATTATAGGTACGAGGATGACCCTTTGATACGAAGACACGGTCACGACTCACCACCGCCATCT
- the LOC140051732 gene encoding protein tweety homolog 1-A-like isoform X1: MWQLVSYSWRSNYTVYWLTEWYHSWPHIKYQSFETVDDSFQPDQEEYRQALLFLASIPLAWLILTILVIFVYCCYGFFRRRRSRSPTRPSRTKSAAKTWGLAIAALLSLSFIIVGFYGNEETSTGVNRLTNAAKDVDVTINEVSTQVNKIIATYKNDISTNIDNLNQIFMNEQDRQKRDELLALTENLNRYTYSTADNVSRISTDADSVKLNLTSKADDLEKYEYFRWLGTIVLLSLEIIVCLIALCAVGKGSRCLLVFVSVTCFFFIILIWCRMGIEIFITVGASDFCVDPNTYVLSYTDGNAGVDQDVVLYYLTCYPNSQNPYGTSLRDAQQAETLAEATLEKIENLAGPQSDAVEILNKLDKTFQSTSLQLQNLVASVNCNTLKTDYVIGLYSMCYDTITGISFMMIGSILSGIFFTVLISSCTLPIIAKRKADYEVDREDPFLPPDNPSATLERFSRRNDPSRSPQRQSGLGSPTIPDYNRDPSFAASSVAYNQDYRYEDDPLIRRHGHDSPPPSYNIAVTRQSSVELGRHNQSRESVNNPSYIQHLGQGDGAVQRALIY, translated from the exons ATGTGGCAACTTGTAAGCTATTCTTGGCGGAGTAATTACACGGTATACTGGCTGACAGAATGGTACCATTCCTGGCCGCATATCAAATACCAGTCGTTTGAGACCGTGGACGACTCGTTCCAGCCTGACCAGGAGGAGTATCGTCAG GCACTGTTATTTCTGGCAAGCATTCCGTTGGCATGGTTGATATTAACCATCTTAGTCATCTTTGTATACTGTTGCTATGGATTTTTCCGTAGGAGGCGATCAAGAAGCCCAACGCGCCCGTCCAGGACTAAATCAGCAGCCAAAACATGGGGCTTGGCAATTGCTGCATTGCTTTCTTT GAGTTTTATAATTGTTGGTTTCTATGGAAATGAGGAAACTTCCACAGGTGTTAATCGACTAACGAATGCCGCAAAAGACGTGGATGTAACGATCAATGAAGTATCTACACag GTGAACAAGATAATAGCAACATACAAAAATGACATTTCAACGAACATTGACAATTTAAATCAAATCTTCATGAATGAACAAGACAGACAGAAACGTGATGAATTACTTGCACTGACGGAGAACCTGAATCgctatacatacagtacagccGACAATGTTTCACGAATAAGTACTGATGCTGATAGCGTTAAGTTGAACTTGACCTCAAAAGCAGATGACCTCgagaaatatgaatattttag GTGGCTTGGGACCATTGTGTTACTCAGCCTGGAgatcattgtttgtttgatagCTCTGTGTGCTGTTGGAAAGGGTTCAAGATGTCTACTTGTTTT CGTTTCtgttacttgttttttttttataatattgatCTGGTGCAGAATGGGGATAGAGATCTTCATTACCGTG GGTGCTAGTGATTTCTGTGTTGATCCAAATACTTATGTTTTGTCATATACTGACGGTAATGCTGGAGTAGACCAAG aTGTTGTTTTATACTATTTGACTTGCTATCCTAACTCTCAAAATCCATATGGAACA TCACTGAGAGATGCACAGCAAGCAGAGACTTTAGCGGAGGCAACATTGGAGAAGATTGAAAACCTAGCTGGCCCTCAATCAGATGCAGTG gaaaTTCTGAATAAACTCGACAAAACATTCCAGTCAACAAGTTTGCAGCTTCAAAACCTGGTTGCTAGCGTCAACTGCAACACATTAAAGACAGACTATGTGATTGGTCTGTACTCTATGTGCTATGATACAAT CACTGGTATCAGTTTCATGATGATAGGCTCAATCTTATCTGGTATCTTCTTCACAGTTCTCATTTCCTCCTGTACTTTGCCAATTATTGCAAAAAG GAAAGCTGATTATGAAGTAGATAGAGAGGATCCATTCCTGCCACCAGATAATCCAAGTGCCACGCTTGAACGATTTAGTCGTCGCAATGACCCTTCTAGGTCACCACAGCGTCAATCAGGTCTAGGGTCACCGACTATACCAGATTATAACAG AGATCCTAGCTTTGCAGCAAGCAGTGTAGCATACAATCAAGATTATAGGTACGAGGATGACCCTTTGATACGAAGACACGGTCACGACTCACCACCGCCATCT tACAATATTGCTGTAACTAGGCAATCCAGTGTGGAGTTAGGACGCCATAA
- the LOC140051732 gene encoding protein tweety homolog 1-A-like isoform X3, which produces MWQLVSYSWRSNYTVYWLTEWYHSWPHIKYQSFETVDDSFQPDQEEYRQALLFLASIPLAWLILTILVIFVYCCYGFFRRRRSRSPTRPSRTKSAAKTWGLAIAALLSLSFIIVGFYGNEETSTGVNRLTNAAKDVDVTINEVSTQVNKIIATYKNDISTNIDNLNQIFMNEQDRQKRDELLALTENLNRYTYSTADNVSRISTDADSVKLNLTSKADDLEKYEYFRWLGTIVLLSLEIIVCLIALCAVGKGSRCLLVFVSVTCFFFIILIWCRMGIEIFITVGASDFCVDPNTYVLSYTDGNAGVDQDVVLYYLTCYPNSQNPYGTSLRDAQQAETLAEATLEKIENLAGPQSDAVEILNKLDKTFQSTSLQLQNLVASVNCNTLKTDYVIGLYSMCYDTITGISFMMIGSILSGIFFTVLISSCTLPIIAKRKADYEVDREDPFLPPDNPSATLERFSRRNDPSRSPQRQSGLGSPTIPDYNRDPSFAASSVAYNQDYRYEDDPLIRRHGHDSPPPSYTLAMSGRSRNQDSG; this is translated from the exons ATGTGGCAACTTGTAAGCTATTCTTGGCGGAGTAATTACACGGTATACTGGCTGACAGAATGGTACCATTCCTGGCCGCATATCAAATACCAGTCGTTTGAGACCGTGGACGACTCGTTCCAGCCTGACCAGGAGGAGTATCGTCAG GCACTGTTATTTCTGGCAAGCATTCCGTTGGCATGGTTGATATTAACCATCTTAGTCATCTTTGTATACTGTTGCTATGGATTTTTCCGTAGGAGGCGATCAAGAAGCCCAACGCGCCCGTCCAGGACTAAATCAGCAGCCAAAACATGGGGCTTGGCAATTGCTGCATTGCTTTCTTT GAGTTTTATAATTGTTGGTTTCTATGGAAATGAGGAAACTTCCACAGGTGTTAATCGACTAACGAATGCCGCAAAAGACGTGGATGTAACGATCAATGAAGTATCTACACag GTGAACAAGATAATAGCAACATACAAAAATGACATTTCAACGAACATTGACAATTTAAATCAAATCTTCATGAATGAACAAGACAGACAGAAACGTGATGAATTACTTGCACTGACGGAGAACCTGAATCgctatacatacagtacagccGACAATGTTTCACGAATAAGTACTGATGCTGATAGCGTTAAGTTGAACTTGACCTCAAAAGCAGATGACCTCgagaaatatgaatattttag GTGGCTTGGGACCATTGTGTTACTCAGCCTGGAgatcattgtttgtttgatagCTCTGTGTGCTGTTGGAAAGGGTTCAAGATGTCTACTTGTTTT CGTTTCtgttacttgttttttttttataatattgatCTGGTGCAGAATGGGGATAGAGATCTTCATTACCGTG GGTGCTAGTGATTTCTGTGTTGATCCAAATACTTATGTTTTGTCATATACTGACGGTAATGCTGGAGTAGACCAAG aTGTTGTTTTATACTATTTGACTTGCTATCCTAACTCTCAAAATCCATATGGAACA TCACTGAGAGATGCACAGCAAGCAGAGACTTTAGCGGAGGCAACATTGGAGAAGATTGAAAACCTAGCTGGCCCTCAATCAGATGCAGTG gaaaTTCTGAATAAACTCGACAAAACATTCCAGTCAACAAGTTTGCAGCTTCAAAACCTGGTTGCTAGCGTCAACTGCAACACATTAAAGACAGACTATGTGATTGGTCTGTACTCTATGTGCTATGATACAAT CACTGGTATCAGTTTCATGATGATAGGCTCAATCTTATCTGGTATCTTCTTCACAGTTCTCATTTCCTCCTGTACTTTGCCAATTATTGCAAAAAG GAAAGCTGATTATGAAGTAGATAGAGAGGATCCATTCCTGCCACCAGATAATCCAAGTGCCACGCTTGAACGATTTAGTCGTCGCAATGACCCTTCTAGGTCACCACAGCGTCAATCAGGTCTAGGGTCACCGACTATACCAGATTATAACAG AGATCCTAGCTTTGCAGCAAGCAGTGTAGCATACAATCAAGATTATAGGTACGAGGATGACCCTTTGATACGAAGACACGGTCACGACTCACCACCGCCATCT TATACCTTGGCAATGTCTGGTCGTTCTCGAAATCAAGATTCTGGTTGA
- the LOC140051732 gene encoding protein tweety homolog 1-A-like isoform X4, with protein sequence MWQLVSYSWRSNYTVYWLTEWYHSWPHIKYQSFETVDDSFQPDQEEYRQALLFLASIPLAWLILTILVIFVYCCYGFFRRRRSRSPTRPSRTKSAAKTWGLAIAALLSLSFIIVGFYGNEETSTGVNRLTNAAKDVDVTINEVSTQVNKIIATYKNDISTNIDNLNQIFMNEQDRQKRDELLALTENLNRYTYSTADNVSRISTDADSVKLNLTSKADDLEKYEYFRWLGTIVLLSLEIIVCLIALCAVGKGSRCLLVFVSVTCFFFIILIWCRMGIEIFITVGASDFCVDPNTYVLSYTDGNAGVDQDVVLYYLTCYPNSQNPYGTSLRDAQQAETLAEATLEKIENLAGPQSDAVEILNKLDKTFQSTSLQLQNLVASVNCNTLKTDYVIGLYSMCYDTITGISFMMIGSILSGIFFTVLISSCTLPIIAKRKADYEVDREDPFLPPDNPSATLERFSRRNDPSRSPQRQSGLGSPTIPDYNRDPSFAASSVAYNQDYRYEDDPLIRRHGHDSPPPSYAYM encoded by the exons ATGTGGCAACTTGTAAGCTATTCTTGGCGGAGTAATTACACGGTATACTGGCTGACAGAATGGTACCATTCCTGGCCGCATATCAAATACCAGTCGTTTGAGACCGTGGACGACTCGTTCCAGCCTGACCAGGAGGAGTATCGTCAG GCACTGTTATTTCTGGCAAGCATTCCGTTGGCATGGTTGATATTAACCATCTTAGTCATCTTTGTATACTGTTGCTATGGATTTTTCCGTAGGAGGCGATCAAGAAGCCCAACGCGCCCGTCCAGGACTAAATCAGCAGCCAAAACATGGGGCTTGGCAATTGCTGCATTGCTTTCTTT GAGTTTTATAATTGTTGGTTTCTATGGAAATGAGGAAACTTCCACAGGTGTTAATCGACTAACGAATGCCGCAAAAGACGTGGATGTAACGATCAATGAAGTATCTACACag GTGAACAAGATAATAGCAACATACAAAAATGACATTTCAACGAACATTGACAATTTAAATCAAATCTTCATGAATGAACAAGACAGACAGAAACGTGATGAATTACTTGCACTGACGGAGAACCTGAATCgctatacatacagtacagccGACAATGTTTCACGAATAAGTACTGATGCTGATAGCGTTAAGTTGAACTTGACCTCAAAAGCAGATGACCTCgagaaatatgaatattttag GTGGCTTGGGACCATTGTGTTACTCAGCCTGGAgatcattgtttgtttgatagCTCTGTGTGCTGTTGGAAAGGGTTCAAGATGTCTACTTGTTTT CGTTTCtgttacttgttttttttttataatattgatCTGGTGCAGAATGGGGATAGAGATCTTCATTACCGTG GGTGCTAGTGATTTCTGTGTTGATCCAAATACTTATGTTTTGTCATATACTGACGGTAATGCTGGAGTAGACCAAG aTGTTGTTTTATACTATTTGACTTGCTATCCTAACTCTCAAAATCCATATGGAACA TCACTGAGAGATGCACAGCAAGCAGAGACTTTAGCGGAGGCAACATTGGAGAAGATTGAAAACCTAGCTGGCCCTCAATCAGATGCAGTG gaaaTTCTGAATAAACTCGACAAAACATTCCAGTCAACAAGTTTGCAGCTTCAAAACCTGGTTGCTAGCGTCAACTGCAACACATTAAAGACAGACTATGTGATTGGTCTGTACTCTATGTGCTATGATACAAT CACTGGTATCAGTTTCATGATGATAGGCTCAATCTTATCTGGTATCTTCTTCACAGTTCTCATTTCCTCCTGTACTTTGCCAATTATTGCAAAAAG GAAAGCTGATTATGAAGTAGATAGAGAGGATCCATTCCTGCCACCAGATAATCCAAGTGCCACGCTTGAACGATTTAGTCGTCGCAATGACCCTTCTAGGTCACCACAGCGTCAATCAGGTCTAGGGTCACCGACTATACCAGATTATAACAG AGATCCTAGCTTTGCAGCAAGCAGTGTAGCATACAATCAAGATTATAGGTACGAGGATGACCCTTTGATACGAAGACACGGTCACGACTCACCACCGCCATCT TATGCGTATATGTGA